TGGGCAAGTAATCTGTACTTACAAAAGTTTTTGCATTTAGTTCTTTTGGACTTTCATTGGCTTTCTTGTTGTTATTCTTCATTTTTCTagtattttccttatttttattttcaagGATGGGTGGTTAGCTAAGGTGGGTGGTTTGGATTTGTGGGTTTGAAAGTTTTTTTTGTTTCAATTCTCTTGCagaaatggtggaagttgaaTAGTACATCCCGTATTGAACctattttttcttgaaagttgAAATCTTTATCTTATTCTGAACTTTTTTGGTGTACTTCAATTGAAATGGATCTATGCTATCGAGTATTGATGTATTTTCATAGCTAAGTTAGGCTTCTACGGACACTTTGGATCTTGATCAAAAGCTAGTTTATTCACACTGCCTAAGAGTTCTTTGAGAAATCTAAATCATTTGAAGTTTACTATGGGTCTATGTGGAATCTTGGCCTCAGATTTTGGCCAATGGTTATTGAGATCTTAGCAATTGGGGTTCTTTACAGTTATTCCCGAGAAGTTATATCCAAGCTCTTCAACAAGCGTCTTTTCTGTTAAATGAAATGCTTGATAGTCATCCATCTTCTTATCGGCATGTTTTATATTACCTCTTTTGCGCATTTATTCTAAGCATTTTATATGGCGATGATTCTGATTTGTAAGGAATATACTAGCTGGTACTTAACTTACTTCATAATAGAATTCAATTATCATAACAGGTTAAATGGTAGATAGCAGCATGATTGAGTTGAGCACATGGAGGGATTGAAAATTTGGATTACATGTGACATCATATAAATTTGGATGCTTTTGTTTGGACTTCCAAAATTAATCCTTTTACCTTCTGGTTGCTGAGAGCGCTGTGATTTGTCTGACCAGTTCTAAGTGATGGGTTCATATTCGGGTAGCTGTGAAATTATAGAGGCGAAAGATGAGCTGGATTTGTTTCAACGTTCTGAAAGGTCTCCTCAAGTACGAGAACGAGGCAGAAAACAGAAGCCTCCTTTGGTTAGAAAAGGACCTAATAAGTTTTTAGAGGATGATATCAATCATCTTTTTGAATCCATCAATCTAAGATCGTCAAAGAGTCTTGATTTGTCGGATCACGTGAGAAGAGATGCCTCGAAAAGGCCAATGAGGGGCGGTGGATCTCATTCTCCAGGAATTGGGTTTTCCGAGCCAGTTTCTCTAAAGCAGGCCTTACGGGGTTTATGCATTTCGCAGGCGGCAGAAATGGCTACAATGAAGCGGTTATCCAAGCCACCGGGTTCTCCTAGCGTTTTAGACCCTGGAAGGATTACAAGCTCTTACCGGTTTGCAGATACAAGTGAAAGACTAGTACAAGATGAAAGCACTTCAGGAATATTCAACAAAGTGCCGCATTACCACCAAGAACTGTATGTTAAATCAGCAAACCATAGTCCCCATTCTTCTCCACGACTTGTTGTTAAGCCATCCATCTCAATGCGCCAAAATAACAGAATAGTGCCAGCAGAAAGCTCGTCTAACTCTCTTCAGTCACCAGGTCAAAGTACCCTTTGTTCTCCTAAATATGTTAATAAACAGACTATTAAGAGTACAGAGTCCATTGCCAAGCAAAACGAGAGAATTTTTCCCGAAGAAAATGTCCCAAACTCCGGTAAAAAAGTTTCTCAACAGCTTACACAAGCCAAGGTGAGGTTACCAAACCAAAACACTTTATCTTCACCTAGACTTGTTGATAAACTAGTTATTATGTCTGCTGAGTCAACTGTGCGGCGAAAAGAGAGGGTGGTGCCAGCAGAAAGCACGTCAAGCACTTCACAGAAGATGTCTCGATTACCAGACCAAAGTTTACTGTCTTCTCCTAGATTGGTTGAAGCACCGATTATTCTGAGTTCTAACTCCCCTCGCCAGAAAAAGGAGAATTCGTCTTTGTCGAAGCATCATGAGATTACATCACCACGAACTGTGTCAAATAAGGAAGAAGTCCCAACTTCAGCTGCATCCTCATCTTCATTTACCTCTGGTAATGATAAGCATAATCCCGGTAGAAGTGTGGATACATCATTTAGAATAGCGAACAAAAAAGCTCCTAAGCTGAGAAGAAAAGCCGTGTTGCAAAATGTCTCTTCATCCAGTGCCACGAGAAACAACAAGGAGAGCAAATCAAAGCCAGCAGTCAAGAACAAGACCCTTGTCAAGAAGAAAGCAAAACCGGAAGCAACAGTAACATCCGGCACTTTAAATCTCACCTATGAAGCAAATGGTCCAATGGAATCACCTAACCAACTTGTCTGTCAAAAATGTCAATGTGCTCTCAAGAATGTGGGAAACGAGTCTGGTAAGGAACCTGCAATTCAAGGTTCTGGATGTACAGCCACCGGAGCAAGTGAAAATAGCAATAAATATCATGCTACTAAACCAGGCTTCGGCAATAATGGCCCAGTCTTGAAAGTCAACAAGGCATCAAAATCTAGAGAGCAAGGGGACTTTTCTCAGAGCTCAAAGAGTAGTATTGGTGATTACAGTTGTAGCACGACTATCAGTGACGAGAGCAATTTAAGTGGGTCCAGTACCGGCAATAGGCCCCACATGTCCAAAGATGGAAGGTGGGAGGCTATCAATCAGGTGAGGAAACGTCACGGATTCTTAGGGTTAAGTCATTTCAATTTATTGAAGAAGCTCGGTTGCGGAGACATTGGCAGAGTGTATCTCGCTGAGCTGCTGGAAACTAACTGCTTATTTGCAATAAAAGTTATGGATAACGAATTTTTGGCGAGAAGGAAGAAGCTTCCGAGGGCACAAACGGAAAGGGAGATTTTGAGACTGCTAGATCACCCTTTTCTACCGACCCTCTATGCGCAGTTTACATCAGATAATTTATCATGCTTAGTTATGGAGTTTTGTCCAGGTGGTGATTTGCATGTACTCAGGCAGAAGCAACCGGGCAGAAATTTTCCTGAAGCAGCAGCACGGTATGATATGCTCCATTTAAAAGTTAAAACTACTACAATGAAGCTTTGGTAGGAAAAAGGTTTACTTCACCATAAACATAGCATGTGTCTTTGCTCTCTTTTGATTTGTACTCGGGGTGGTAATATGTATACTCTtcttcgtcccaatttatatgaaggTGTTTGACTAGTCTAAGAATGAAAAGAAAACTATGTGGTCTATTTCAAACAATATGATATTAGTTATGCTAGTTTTAGTACATGATAATTCACTTCCTAACCAGCATCCAAACACCCCTTAGTGATCAGTAGTGAGTACCTTCTAACTCATGGTAATTGCAGGTTTTATGTTGCTGAAGTCCTCCTTGCTCTGGAGTATCTACATATGCTTGGAGTCGTATACCGGGATTTGAAACCAGAAAACCTACTAGTCCGGGAAGATGGTCACATCATGCTTACTGATTTTGACCTTTCACTCAGATGTTCAGTTAACGCCACTCTTCTAAAATCATCTTCACTGGGAGTAGAAGCCCCACGGATCTCTGGTCCATGCGCAGGATCCAACTGCATTGATCCTTTTTGTGCGGGACCCTCATGTCAAGTTTCTTGCTTTAGCCCTCGAATTTTACCTGCCAATGCACGAGCAAGAAGGGTAAAAGCGGAAGCTGCATCTTTTAAAAGATCATTGCCTCAGCTTGTTGTAGAGCCAACAGAAGCGCGGTCCAATTCGTTTGTTGGTACACATGAATATTTGGCTCCTGAGATCATTAAAGGTGAGGGCCACGGGAGTGCTGTTGATTGGTGGACCTTAGGTGTTTTTCTTTACGAGCTTTTATATGGGAAGACACCGTTTAAAGGTGCCGGAAATGAAGAAACTTTAGCTAATGTGGTCATGCAGAACCTTAGATTTCCCGATAGCCCGCTTGTTAGTTTTCAGGCGAGGGATCTAATAAGAGGGCTTCTCATGAAGGAGCCTGAGAGTCGATTGGGAACGGAAACCGGAGCTGCTGAGATTAAACGACATCCCTTCTTCGACGGCCTGAACTGGGCATTGATACGTTGTGCCATTCCACCAGAAGTACCTGAACTTTGTGACATTGGATTTCCAGAAGTAGCTTATCAGGAGAAGAGCAAAATGTTTTTAGAGTATAGTTCCAAAGGGCATTTAGAATTTGAGCTGTTCTAGACTTCTAGTAAAGCTCTCTGTATCACTATATGGTTAGGATGTATCCTCGGCATCCACCCCTTGTAATTATACGCATGTCATATAAAATGCTGAGAATATGGGAATTTTCTTCCACATCACAAGAATGAAagttacatagcatgcccgactacTGCAGTTACTACTTGATTTTCCCGTGACACATTGATTTATTTAGCTGATACATTTTGGAGGACATATCGTTTATCCGTGAggttttaagtttaaattttagCTGAGGCGAAAATATTAGGTGACTTTTTCCCATATGTCCTAGCTTGGTGAACAGATTTACTAAGTATCTGTACTGGTGGGAGGCAGTAGGTACTCGTGGAATTAGGCAAGGTGTGCACAAACTGGTCCGATTATCATAGTTATGAAAAAAATTATTATGGCGAGGGTCGAAAAAGATCTATGCTTCTTGTTTTACTTTAATTTTTCCTCCTTTTTACTGCTTTTGCTTATTCTTTTTTTGCAACTTAATTTTATGCTTTGTTAATTTTGTCAAATTGAATAAGGATTGCGACCAAGGCAAGAATGTCAGAATGACGTTTAGCAACTTGAAGCAAATGTTTTGTTATGATGTAGGTTATGTTTTtattaacggaaaagggccaaattgCCCTTGAACTATTGAAAATAGAACAACTCTGCCTTATGTTTGCTTTTTGACACGTAAATGCGCTTATGTTTAATCAATAGAACAATATGCTCCCAAACTGCTAGAAATAGAACAATAATGTGTTTGTTCATTCTACATATATTATTAAATTGTTTACGATTTCGCTAGATTGACATGATTTGTGCTATAATCTAGCCGGATTGGCACAGAGTAGGCGCTATATTCATTCTGCTTATTTTGTTAAGCTTTTCACAAATCTCACCCTATTGTCATAACTTTGTGCTTCGAAATCCCGCTATATTGACATAATTTTGTGTTATGAGCATTCTACCTATCTAGTTAAATCGTTCACAAATCCCGTCAAAATTACATGATTTTTCTATGTTGTTAGAAAAGGTGTTCTTTGAATCAGCAATATAATTCAGATCACCCCAAGTTTGCACCGAATGATCTCGAATTGAAACaattctccaaaatccaacataAACGATCCTCAATCATCAATTTAGTCGAATAACAGCGTTTAGCTAGTTTTATGTATAAATTCGCATAAATAATGCTGTGTTTGCTGCAGTTTTATGGTTATGCTTGCATGGATCGCCAATATGCGGATAAAACTATTTCAAGATATTACTTTTAAAAGTAGGTATCCCCCATAGCATTCAATGTATTATTAGATGGCAGTGCATTTCTCTAGCCTAAACTATTCCAGAAGAGGAGTAACTGGTATAAAATAACACATTTGTAAGGGACAGCAAAATAACAAACAATCCACTTGAAATGAAATTCACTTACAACTGCTGAGAAATACGTCAACAAGAAGGGAATTGCTATAATAATTTCCCTTATTGAGCATTTCAGTTCTGACTTGATACATAGACTACGTATATCTAAGGAAATA
The nucleotide sequence above comes from Lycium barbarum isolate Lr01 chromosome 3, ASM1917538v2, whole genome shotgun sequence. Encoded proteins:
- the LOC132629880 gene encoding protein kinase G11A-like, which produces MGSYSGSCEIIEAKDELDLFQRSERSPQVRERGRKQKPPLVRKGPNKFLEDDINHLFESINLRSSKSLDLSDHVRRDASKRPMRGGGSHSPGIGFSEPVSLKQALRGLCISQAAEMATMKRLSKPPGSPSVLDPGRITSSYRFADTSERLVQDESTSGIFNKVPHYHQELYVKSANHSPHSSPRLVVKPSISMRQNNRIVPAESSSNSLQSPGQSTLCSPKYVNKQTIKSTESIAKQNERIFPEENVPNSGKKVSQQLTQAKVRLPNQNTLSSPRLVDKLVIMSAESTVRRKERVVPAESTSSTSQKMSRLPDQSLLSSPRLVEAPIILSSNSPRQKKENSSLSKHHEITSPRTVSNKEEVPTSAASSSSFTSGNDKHNPGRSVDTSFRIANKKAPKLRRKAVLQNVSSSSATRNNKESKSKPAVKNKTLVKKKAKPEATVTSGTLNLTYEANGPMESPNQLVCQKCQCALKNVGNESGKEPAIQGSGCTATGASENSNKYHATKPGFGNNGPVLKVNKASKSREQGDFSQSSKSSIGDYSCSTTISDESNLSGSSTGNRPHMSKDGRWEAINQVRKRHGFLGLSHFNLLKKLGCGDIGRVYLAELLETNCLFAIKVMDNEFLARRKKLPRAQTEREILRLLDHPFLPTLYAQFTSDNLSCLVMEFCPGGDLHVLRQKQPGRNFPEAAARFYVAEVLLALEYLHMLGVVYRDLKPENLLVREDGHIMLTDFDLSLRCSVNATLLKSSSLGVEAPRISGPCAGSNCIDPFCAGPSCQVSCFSPRILPANARARRVKAEAASFKRSLPQLVVEPTEARSNSFVGTHEYLAPEIIKGEGHGSAVDWWTLGVFLYELLYGKTPFKGAGNEETLANVVMQNLRFPDSPLVSFQARDLIRGLLMKEPESRLGTETGAAEIKRHPFFDGLNWALIRCAIPPEVPELCDIGFPEVAYQEKSKMFLEYSSKGHLEFELF